A single Perca flavescens isolate YP-PL-M2 chromosome 2, PFLA_1.0, whole genome shotgun sequence DNA region contains:
- the myh11a gene encoding myosin-11a isoform X3, whose translation MLEEEVQLAQPHLRATVRSLNGKALNLTGVIWTVRFWSTSSTPAAPDPLLSKPKAPLNTHFFTLFGPPPHPKMSTKAPTEDEKFLFVDKDFLNSPMAQADWAAKKLVWIPSEKHGFEAASIKEEHGDEVLVVLADNGKKVTVNKDDIQKMNPPKFSKVEDMAELTCLNEASVLHNIRERYFSGLIYTYSGLFCVVVNPYKMLPIYSEKIIEMYKGKKRHEVPPHIYSIADNAYRNMMQDREDQSILCTGESGAGKTENTKKVIQYLAVVASSHKGKKDSSAQQSGSQFAYGELEKQLLQANPILEAFGNAKTIKNDNSSRFGKFIRINFDVTGYIVGANIETYLLEKSRCIRQAKTERAFHIFYYMIAGAQGKLREELLLEPFSNYRFLSSGHVQLPGSSDDEMYEETMEAMSIMGLTEEERIDILKVCSTVMQLGNIEFKKERNQEQATMPDNTAAQKVCHLQGINVTDFTRAILTPRIKVGREVVQKAQTKEQADFAVEALAKAVFERLFRWILGRVNKALDKTKRQGASFLGILDIAGFEIFEDNSFEQLCINYTNEKLQQLFNHTMFILEQEEYQREGIEWNFIDFGLDLQPCIELIERPNNPPGVLALLDEECWFPKATDVSFVEKLMNTQGNHVKFAKPKQLKDKTEFSLFHYAGRVDYNATAWLTKNMDPLNDNVTALLNNSSSQFVQDLWKDADRVVGLDTIAKMTDSSMPSASKTKKGMFRTVGQLYKESLAKLMTTLHNTQPNFVRCIIPNHEKRAGKLDAHLVLEQLRCNGVLEGIRICRQGFPNRIVFQEFRQRYEILAANAIPKGFMDGKQACCLMIKHLDLDPNLYRIGQSKIFFRTGVLAQLEEERDLKITVVIIAFQSQARGFLARKAFAKRQQQLTAMKVIQRNCAAYLKLRNWQWWRLFTKVKPLLQVTRQEEEMGLKEEELTRAKEVALKFESELKEITLKHTSVLEERNALQEQLQAETELYAEAEEMRVRLAAKKQELEEILHEMEARLDEEEERAQALLVDKKKMQQQMQELEEHLEEEEDARQKLQLEKVTCEGKVKKLEDDILVMEDQNNKLLKERKLMEERIADFSSNLAEEEEKSKNLTKLKNKHESMISELEVRLKKEEKSRQELDKAKRKLEAESNDMQEQIADLLAQIADLKAQLAKKEEELQNALARLEDETAQKNNALKKIRELEGHISDLQEDLDSERAARNKAEKIKRDLGEELEALKSELEDTLDTTATQQELRAKREQEVNLLKKAIDDENRTHEAQIQEMRQKNTQVVEELTEQLEQSKRVKSNLDKAKQALEKETSELTMEVRSLTQAKQDGENKRKKLEGQVTDLQSRFTDSEKQKAELGERCSKITVELESVTNLLNEAEGKNIKLSKDVSSLTSQLQDSQELLAEETRQKLQFSTKLRQAEDDKNSLQEQLEEEMEAKRNIERHVSTLNIQLSDSKKKLDEMTGNIELLEEGKKRLQRDLEAANTQFEEKASAFDKLEKTKNRLQQELEDTLMDLDNQRQNVSNLEKKQKKFDQMLAEEKSISSKYADERDRAEAEAREKETKALSLARALEEAQGSREELERANKALRMEMEDLISSKDDVGKNVHELEKSKRGLEAQVEEMKTQLEELEDELQAAEDAKLRLEVNMQALKAQFERDIQGRDEMGEEKKRQLVKQVRELETELEDERKQRALAAAAKKKLETDMKDMEGQIETTSKGRDEAIKQLRKLQAQMKDYQRELDDARAAREEVLTTAKESEKKAKGLEAELMQLQEDLAAAERARKQAEAERDELSDELASNSSGKSALADEKRRLEAKISQLEEELEEEQSNMEILNDRLRKSTQQTDQLNSELQTERTTSQKNESARQQMERQNKELKAKLQEMENQVKSKFKSSISALEAKVAMLEEQLEQENREKQASAKSIRQKDKKLKDLVIQVEDERKQAEQYKDQAEKSNTRMKQLKRQLEESEEESQRATAARRKLQRELDEATEASDAMSREINSLKSKLRGNPEPKE comes from the exons ATGCTGGAGGAGGAGGTTCAGCTCGCGCAGCCCCACCTTCGCGCTACAGTGCGCAGTTTAAATGGTAAGGCTCTTAATTTGACGGGGGTCATTTGGACTGTTCGTTTTTGGAGTACCTCGTCAACGCCGGCTGCTCCAGACCCTTTACTTTCCAAACCCAAAGCACCCCTGAACACACATTTCTTCACATTAT TTGGCCCTCCACCTCACCCCAAGATGTCCACGAAGGCCCCAACCGAGGACGAGAAGTTCCTCTTTGTCGACAAAGACTTCCTGAACAGCCCCATGGCTCAGGCTGACTGGGCGGCCAAGAAGCTGGTGTGGATCCCATCGGAGAAACATGGCTTTGAGGCGGCCAGTATCAAGGAGGAGCACGGCGACGAGGTGCTGGTGGTGCTGGCTGACAATGGCAAGAAGGTGACAGTCAACAAGGATGACATCCAGAAGATGAACCCGCCCAAGTTCAGCAAGGTGGAGGACATGGCTGAGCTCACCTGCCTGAACGAAGCCTCCGTGTTGCACAACATCCGCGAGCGGTACTTCTCTGGCCTTATTTAT ACGTACTCCGGCCTGTTCTGCGTGGTGGTGAACCCCTATAAAATGCTGCCCATTTACTCAGAGAAGATCATTGAAATGTACAAAGGGAAGAAACGACATGAAGTTCCCCCTCATATCTACTCCATCGCTGATAATGCCTACAGGAACATGATGCAAG ATCGTGAGGACCAGTCTATTCTCTGCAC TGGAGAGTCTGGTGCTGGGAAGACGGAGAACACCAAGAAGGTCATCCAGTATCTGGCTGTCGTGGCCTCCTCACATAAAGGCAAGAAGGACAGCAGTGCT CAACAATCAGGATCACAGTTTGCCTAC GGGGAGCTGGAGAAGCAGCTCCTGCAGGCCAATCCCATCCTGGAGGCCTTCGGAAATGCCAAGACCATCAAAAATGACAACTCGTCCCGATTT GGTAAATTCATCCGTATTAACTTTGATGTGACCGGCTACATCGTTGGAGCCAACATTGAGACTT ACCTGCTGGAGAAGTCTCGTTGTATCAGACAAGCAAAGACAGaaagagcttttcacatcttcTACTACATGATTGCTGGTGCCCAGGGCAAACTGCGTG aggAGCTTCTTCTGGAGCCCTTCAGTAATTACCGCTTCCTGAGTTCGGGTCACGTTCAGCTTCCCGGCTCATCAGACGATGAGATGTATGAAGAGACCATGGAGGCCATGAGCATCATGGGCCTCACCGAAGAGGAGAGAATCG ATATCTTGAAGGTGTGCTCCACAGTCATGCAGCTGGGAAACATTGAGTTCAAGAAAGAGAGGAATCAGGAGCAGGCCACTATGCCAGACAACACAG CGGCCCAGAAGGTGTGTCACCTGCAGGGCATCAATGTGACAGACTTTACCCGTGCCATCCTCACCCCTCGAATCAAAGTGGGCAGAGAGGTGGTGCAGAAGGCACAGACCAAAGAGCAG GCTGACTTTGCAGTTGAAGCCCTGGCTAAAGCTGTGTTTGAGCGACTGTTCCGCTGGATCCTGGGCCGAGTCAACAAGGCCCTGGACAAGACCAAACGCCAGGGAGCCTCCTTCCTGGGAATCCTCGACATTGCCGGCTTTGAGATCTTTGAG GACAACTCCTTTGAGCAGCTGTGCATCAACTACACCAAtgagaagctgcagcagctcttCAACCACACCATGTTCATCCTGGAGCAGGAGGAGTACCAGAGGGAGGGCATCGAGTGGAACTTCATTGACTTTGGCCTTGACCTGCAGCCCTGCATTGAGCTCATCGAGAGGCCG AACAACCCTCCAGGCGTCCTGGCCCTGCTGGATGAAGAGTGCTGGTTCCCCAAAGCCACAGATGTTtcctttgtggagaaactcatgAACACACAAGGGAACCATGTGAAATTTGccaaacctaaacagctcaaaGACAAGACAGAGTTTTCTCTTTTCCATTATGCTGGGAGG GTGGACTATAACGCCACAGCCTGGTTGACAAAGAACATGGACCCTCTAAATGACAACGTCACAGCGCTGCTCAACAACTCCTCCAGCCAGTTTGTGCAGGACCTCTGGAAAGACG CGGACAGAGTGGTGGGTCTTGACACAATAGCCAAAATGACAGACAGCTCCATGCCGAGCGCCTCAAAGACCAAGAAGGGAATGTTCCGCACGGTGGGACAGCTGTACAAGGAGTCTCTGGCCAAACTTATGACCACACTGCACAACACCCAGCCCAACTTCGTCAGATGCATCATTCCCAACCACGAGAAGAGG GCTGGGAAGCTGGACGCTCACCTGGTCCTGGAGCAGCTGAGGTGTAACGGTGTGTTGGAGGGGATCAGAATCTGCCGACAAGGATTTCCCAACAGAATCGTCTTCCAGGAGTTCCGCCAGCG TTATGAGATCCTGGCTGCTAACGCTATCCCCAAAGGTTTCATGGATGGCAAACAAGCCTGCTGCCTCATG ATCAAGCATTTGGACTTGGACCCCAACCTGTACAGGATTGGACAGAGTAAGATCTTCTTCCGCACAGGAGTGCTGGcccagctggaggaggagagggatcTGAAGATCACTGTGGTCATCATCGCTTTCCAGTCCCAGGCTAGAGGCTTCCTGGCCAGAAA GGCATTTGCCAAGAGGCAACAGCAACTCACAGCCATGAAAGTGATCCAGAGGAACTGTGCTGCCTACCTCAAACTAAGGAACTGGCAGTGGTGGAGGCTCTTCACAAAG GTCAAGCCTCTGCTGCAAGTGACccgacaggaggaggagatgggtcTGAAGGAGGAAGAGCTGACGAGAGCCAAAGAAGTTGCTTTAAAGTTTGAATCTGAGCTGAAGGAAATCACATTGAAACATACATCG GTTTTGGAGGAGAGGAACGCCCTGCAGGAGCAGCTTCAAGCTGAGACAGAGCTGTATGCCGAGGCTGAGGAGATGAGGGTTCGTCTGGCGGCGAAGAAGCAGGAGTTGGAGGAGATCCTCCATGAAATGGAGGCGAGACTGGATGAAGAGGAAGAACGTGCTCAGGCGCTGTTAGTGGATAAGAAGAAGATGCAACAGCAGATGCAG GAATTGGAAGAACatttggaggaggaggaagatgccCGTCAAAAGCTGCAGCTGGAGAAGGTTACCTGTGAGGGGAAGGTAAAAAAGCTGGAAGACGACATCTTAGTGATGGAGGACCAGAACAACAAGCTGCTGAAG GAGAGGAAGCTGATGGAGGAGAGGATTGCTGACTTTAGTTCCAACctggcagaggaagaggagaagtcAAAGAATCTGACCAAGCTCAAAAATAAACATGAGTCCATGATCTCTGAACTAGAGG TACGCTTGAAAAAGGAAGAGAAGAGTCGACAGGAGCTGGATAAGGCTAAGCGTAAGTTGGAAGCAGAGTCAAATGACATGCAAGAGCAGATAGCCGACCTGCTTGCCCAGATCGCTGACCTCAAAGCCCAGCTCGCAAAAAAAGAGGAGGAGTTACAGAACGCCTTGGCCAG GTTAGAAGATGAGACAGCTCAGAAGAACAACGCTCTGAAGAAGATCAGAGAGCTGGAGGGACACATCTCCGACCTGCAAGAGGACCTGGACTCTGAGCGGGCGGCTAGGAACAAAGCAGAGAAGATCAAACGGGACCTCGGGGAGGAGCTGGAGGCCCTCAAGTCTGAGCTAGAGGACACCTTGGACACCACTGCCACACAGCAGGAACTAAG ggCCAAACGTGAGCAGGAGGTGAACCTGCTGAAGAAAGCCATCGATGACGAGAACCGGACCCATGAGGCCCAGATACAGGAGATGAGACAGAAAAACACCCAGGTTGtggaggagctcacagagcagCTGGAGCAGTCCAAACGA GTGAAATCAAACTTGGACAAGGCTAAACAAGCTCTGGAGAAGGAGACATCGGAACTAACCATGGAGGTGCGCTCGCTCACCCAGGCCAAACAAGATGGGGAGAACAAGAGGAAGAAGTTGGAAGGTCAGGTGACAGATCTGCAGTCACGCTTCACCGACAGCGAGAAGCAGAAGGCCGAGCTGGGAGAGCGCTGCTCTAAGATCACT GTTGAACTGGAGAGTGTGACAAACCTACTGAATGAAGCAGAGGGTAAGAACATCAAACTGAGCAAAGATGTTAGCAGCCTTACCTCCCAACTGCAAGACTCACAG GAACTGCTGGCTGAGGAGACGCGTCAGAAACTGCAGTTCTCCACAAAGCTGCGGCAAGCGGAAGACGACAAGAATAGCTTGCAGGAGCAGCTTGAAGAGGAGATGGAGGCCAAGAGGAACATAGAGAGACATGTGTCCACCCTCAACATCCAG TTGTCCGATTCAAAGAAGAAGCTAGACGAAATGACTGGAAACATTGAGCTGCTGGAAGAAGGTAAGAAGCGTCTGCAGAGAGACTTGGAGGCAGCGAACACCCAGTTTGAGGAGAAGGCCTCTGCGTTTGACAAGTTGGAGAAGACCAAAAACCGTCTGCAGCAGGAGCTGGAGGACACGCTGATGGACCTGGACAACCAGAGACAGAATGTGTCCAACCtggagaagaagcagaagaagtTTGACCAG ATGCTGGCCGAGGAAAAGAGTATCTCCAGTAAATATGCTGATGAGAGAGACCGAGCTGAAGCTGAGGCCAGAGAGAAGGAGACCAAGGCTCTGTCCCTGGCCAGAGCTCTGGAAGAGGCCCAGGGTTCAAGAGAGGAGCTGGAGAGAGCCAACAAGGCCCTGAGGATGGAGATGGAGGACCTGATCAGCTCCAAGGATGATGTGGGGAAAAAC GTCCACGAGCTGGAGAAGTCCAAACGCGGCCTGGAGGCCCAGGTGGAAGAGATGAAGACCCagctggaggagctggaggacgaGCTGCAGGCGGCTGAGGATGCCAAGCTGCGTCTGGAGGTCAACATGCAGGCCCTGAAGGCCCAGTTCGAGAGGGACATCCAGGGACGAGATGAGatgggagaggagaagaagagacagCTCGTCAAGCAG GTCCGCGAGTTGGAGACAGAGTTGGAGGATGAACGTAAGCAGAGGGCCCTGGCGGCAGCAGCCAAGAAGAAGTTGGAGACAGACATGAAAGATATGGAGGGACAGATCGAGACGACCAGTAAGGGACGGGATGAGGCCATCAAACAGCTCCGCAAGCTCCAG GCCCAGATGAAGGACTACCAGAGGGAGTTGGATGACGCCCGCGCTGCCAGAGAGGAGGTGCTGACTACCGCAAAGGAGAGTGAGAAGAAGGCCAAGGGTCTGGAGGCTGAGCTCATGCAGCTACAGGAG GATCTGGCTGCAGCTGAAAGGGCACGGAAGCAAGCGGAGGCCGAAAGAGACGAGCTGTCTGATGAGCTGGCCAGCAACTCCTCTGGAAA GTCAGCCTTGGCAGATGAGAAACGTCGTCTGGAAGCTAAGATCTCCCAGCtcgaggaggagctggaggaagagCAGAGCAACATGGAGATCCTCAACGACAGGCTGAGGAAGAGCACACAGCAG ACGGATCAGCTGAACAGCGAGCTGCAGACGGAGCGCACCACCTCCCAGAAGAACGAGAGCGCTCGGCAGCAGATGGAGCGCCAGAATAAGGAGCTGAAGGCCAAGCTCCAGGAGATGGAAAACCAGGTCAAGTCCAAGTTCAAGTCCTCCATCTCGGCCTTGGAGGCTAAAGTGGCAATGCTGGAGGAgcagctggagcaggagaacaG GGAGAAGCAGGCATCTGCGAAGAGTATTCGCCAGAAGGACAAGAAGCTCAAGGACCTGGTGATTCAGGTGGAAGACGAAAGGAAACAGGCAGAGCAGTACAAAGACCAG GCGGAAAAGTCCAATACCCGCATGAAGCAGCTGAAGCGGCAGCTAGAGGAGTCGGAGGAGGAGTCTCAGCGCGCTACAGCCGCCCGCAGGAAGCTGCAGCGGGAGCTGGATGAAGCCACCGAGGCCAGCGACGCCATGAGCCGCGAGATCAACTCTCTCAAGAGCAAACTCAG AGGCAACCCTGAACCCAAGGAGTAA